The segment TCATCTTCTTCATGCCCTCGATGGTGCCGGTGAGATCGTCGATGGTGGCCTGCTGGTAGTTCACGGTGAAGGCGGCCTCGTTCGCGGCGCGCTTCTCGCGATAGGCCGCGGCCTGGGCGGGATCGAGCAACGACTCAAGCTTGGTGGCGAGGTCCGGGAAGTCCATCAGCGGGTCGGGGAAGTCCATGCCGGGAGAGGCGATGCCGAGCGAGTCGATGACGGACATGTGGCCGACCGACAGCGCGGTGCGGGTGCGGGTGGCGATGGCCTGGAAGTCGTCTTCGGAGATCTCGCCGAGCTTCCACGCATCCAGCGCGAGGATTGTCTCCGCGAGTTCGCCGCGGTTCTTTTCCGCGAGGGCGATGAGTTGAGCGGCCTGCTCCTTCGCCTTCGCATCGGCCTCGGGGATCAGGGTGTCGATGGCGTCCTGCTGCTTCGGGGTGAGGGAGAGCATGTTGCCGAGGCCTTCGAAGGCACCCTTGAGCTGTGCCTGGCGGTTCTCGGCGAAGGCATCGGAGAAATGCATGTCTGTGAGGTCCTGCGACACGGGGACGAGGCGGGCGACGAGCTGGACGGCCTGGCGAGTACGAGAGTCACCGTAGGTCGCGGATAGCTGCGGGTAGGGATCGCTGGCGGCTGCCTCGCGCGTGGTGGTCTTCGCCGGTGGTGCGGCGGCTGGAGGTGTGGATACCGTGGCGGGCGGCGTGGCGACGGGCCCCGGTTTCTTGTCGTCGGAGGACGAGGTGAGGGCGACGGTGCCGGCGACCCCGGCGAGGAGGATCACGGAGGCTGCGGTGAGGGATTTCTGCGTGGTGGTCATGAGAAGGATCAGGGAAGGGAGGGAGGTCTTTGCGACGGCGACCGCGGCTCCGGTGAGGACCTTGTGCTGGATGGCGGCAGCCAGCGGTGTGGGGAGCTGCACGGTGGCCTGGAGCGGCAGGGCCCCGGCGATGATGGCGGCGGTGGTGGTGATGCCGCGGGCCTGGAATGCGCCCTTCATCTTTTCCAGCGAGCGCTTCAGCCGCATGCGCACGGCGTCCTCCGAGAGGCCGGCCTGGGTGCCGATGGTCGCGAGGGAGCGACCGAGGAAAAAGCGCTGCAGGACGATCTCGCGATCCTGCCGCGGGAGCTGCTGGATGACATCGTCGAGCAGGCCGAGGGCCTCGGGCGGCAGGGTTTCCGTGGGGCTGTCGGCAGGTGGCTCGGAGAGTTGCTCGCGCTTCTTGCGTGCGGTCTCGGAGCGGACGCAGTCGATGGCGCGGTGGCTGGCCGTGCGGTGCAGCCAGGCGGTGAGAGGGGTGCCCTTTTTCATGACGGCGGCGGGGAGCGCGATGAGGCGGAGGAAGACGTCCTGCGTGACTTCCGCGGCGAGTTCCGGGCTGCCGGACTTCCTCAGCGCGACGGAGTAGACGAGCGGCAGGTGCCGGTCCATCAGGTGCCGGAGGGCGGCCTCGTCCCGGGTGCGCAGGTAGCGCCGCAGGAGGTCGGCATCGGTGGTGGCATCGGCATCGGTCATGGTGGCAGGGGGGCGTGGCAGCGGTGCCAGCGTCTCTCTACCCTACATGCGAGGCCGGGGCGTGAAACCGAACAGGAAACTTCACATTTGCTACGGCCCTGCCTTGCCCACCACCTTCGAGCGGAGCGCGCCGTAGCCATCCAGGCGGCGCTCGAGATCCTCCGCCATTGCTTTCGCCCGCTCCGGGTGCTCCGTGGCGAGGTTCCTGGATTCGGAGATGTCCTCCGCGAGGTTGTAGAGTTCGGTGGAATCATCGGCCCGGTTCCGGATCAGCTTCCACGGGCCGTCGTGAAGGATGGAGAAGTGGTCGTTGTTGTGTCCGTGCGGGTAGTGGGTCACGAGGGACTGCGGGCGATGGTAGGCGGCGTCGCCCTTCAGGTAGGGTGTCAGGTCGTGGCCGTCCCATGGCGCCACTCCCGGGATGGCGGCGAGACTTGCCACGGTGGGGAATACATCGGCGATCGCGACCAGATCGTCGGTGTGGGATGCCGGGCGGATGGGGAAGGGATTGCCCGGTCCCGGCTTTGCCCAGGCGGCGATCATGGGGACCCGGATGCCGCCCTCGTAGCGCATGCCCTTCTTCCCTCGCAGCGGGGCATTGCCGGAGACGACGGGTGCGTCCTTGTCATTCGGGATGGGTGCGTCGCCGCCGTTGTCGGAGAGGAAGATCACCATCGTCTGCTCCGCCACGCCGAGCGACTCCAGCTTCGCCAGGATGTCGCCGAGCGAGCGGTCCATGCCCTCGATGAGCGTGGCATAGGCGCGCCGGGCCGGTGGCAGGTCCGGGTAGCCCGCCGCAAACCGCGGGTCCTCCATGAAGGGCGAGTGCACCGCGTAGTGGGCCATGTAGGCGAAGAAGGGCTGCTGCCGGTCCTCCACCACGGTGGTGAGCGCATCGCCGAGTTCGCGGGTCAGGATGTCGGTCAGGAAGCCGTCCGTACCGTGCCACTTCTCCAGGCCGGTCACGTGGTTCGCGCCCTTTCCGAAGTCCTGCCTGGAGAAATACGATGCCGGGTGGCCGATCTCGTTGCCCGCGATATTCACGTCGAAGCCGATGGCCTGCGGGTATTGGCCGAAGGCACCCCTGCTGCCGAAGTGCGCCTTGCCGCAATGGATGGTGCGGTAGCCGGACTGCTTCATCACGGCGGGCAGCGGGCGCTCGTCCGGCGAGATGCCCTTCATGCCCCATCCGTCGGGCGAGCGCAGGTGGGGCACGTCATTGTCGCCGTTCTCGGTGCCGGCAGGATTGGTCCAGTTCGTCACACGGTGGCGGGCGGCATTCTTCCCGGTCATCAACGAGATGCGGGAGGGCGTGCAGACGGGGTGAGCGTAGGCGCGGGTGAATTTCATCCCCTGCGCGGCCAGCCTCTCCATGTGCGGCGTGCGGTAGAGCCGGTTCAGTGCGGAGACGACCGGCTGGCCCGACGCGTCGTGGTGGAATGGCACCGAGGTATCCTGCCAGCCCATGTCATCCACGATGAAAACCAGCACATTGGGCCGTTCCGCGGCGGTGGCAGTGCCGCAGCACAGGACGTGGGCGAGGGCGAGGAGCAGGCGTCTCATGGGGCGGGCGATACGCACGATGCGCAGGAATCCTTCGCGAAACCCCCAAACCTTTGCCATGTTCCGCAACCGGCACCATGCGACGATGGTTCCTCGTTTCGTAATCCGTAACCTTCTCCGCCATGTTACCCGCAGCACCCGACGAGTGGACGATCCAGGAAGCCGCGCACCTGCTGCGTCGGGCGGGCTTCGGCGGATCTCCGGCGGAGATCGCGAGCTTCCACGCGCTGGGCCGCTACCGCGCGGTGGACAGCCTGCTCTCGCCCGCGGAGCCGGTGGATGCCTTCGTGCTGCCGGAGTGGGCGAAGCGCGAGACGGCGGCGGCGGAGATGCGCGAGCGCGCCGTGGCCCAGCGCGAGATGCGCCGGTCCATGCAGGACATGACGCCGGAGCGCGCGGACCGCACCCGCCGGGAATTCAACCAGCAGCAGCAGCGCCTCTACCGCCAGCGCGGCGTGGAGGCCCAGGGCTGGTGGCTGCGCCGCATGCTCTACACGAAGGCCCCGCTGCGGGAAAAGATGGTGCTCTTCTGGCACGACCACTTCGCCTCCTCCATCCAGAAGGTGCGGCAGCCGGTGCTGATGATGGGGCAGAATGAACTCTTCCGCCGCCACGCCACGGGCTCCTTCAAGGACCTCACGCACGGCATCCTGAAGGACCCGGCGATGATGCTCTACCTCGACACGCAGACGTCGAAGAAGGGCAAGCCGAACGAGAACTTCGCCCGCGAGGTGATGGAGCTCTTCACGCTGGGCGAGGGGAACTACACCGAGCAGGACATCAAGGAAGCGGCGCGCGCCTTCACCGGCTACAACCTGAACCGCCAGAACGGCACCGTCTTCCACAACAGGCGGCAGTGGGACGGTGGCGACAAGACGGTCTTCGGCAGGTCGGGGAAATTCGACGGTGACGACGTGATCGAGGTGCTCTTCGAGCAGGCCGCGGCGGCGAGCTACGTGCCGAGGAAGCTGTGGGAATACTTCGCCGCGGAGAATCCGCCGGAGGAGGGCGTTGCCGCGCTGGCGAGGTCCTTCAAGGCGGCGGACTTCCAGGTGGAGCCGCTGCTGCGGGAGATCTTCCGCTCGCAGGCCTTCTACTCGGACAAGATCGTGCGGAACCAGATCAAGAGCCCGATCCAGTTCCTCGTGCAGATGTTCAAGGAGCTGGAGCTGGAAAGCCCGCCGCATGCCTACACGGTGAGCGCGCAGCAGCAGCTCGGGCAGGTGCTCTTCACCCCGCCGAATGTGGCGGGCTGGGACTGGGGCAAGGCGTGGATCAATACGAACACGCTGCTGACGCGCTACAATGTGGCGGGCTTCATCACGAAGGGCTCGCAGGAGACGCCGAAGCCGGCGCGGAACAATGGCGACGACTCCATGATGACGATGGACGACGCCGGTATGGGGATGGACATGCAGATGGAGCAGATGGACCGCAGGCAGATGCGGGTGTCGAACCAGCTCCAGCGCGCGCAGCAGAACTGGGACGGGCCGGACTACGAGAAGATCGCGCCGCGCCCGCTGCGCGAGGACCCGGAGAAGCTGGTGGACTCGCTGGTGCAGCGCTTCTTCCAGACGCCGCTGGGTGCGAAGGAGCGCGGGGCCTTCGTGGAGTACGCCGTGTCGAAGAAGGGCGCGATCTTCACGAACAAGGAGGTGGGCGAGCTGTGCCACCTGATGATGAGCACCCCGCACTACCAGCTCGACTGACGGACGGCGGCACGAAGTTCCACTTTCCAAATTCCAAGCAACGCAAGATTCCTCCGATGAAAACGCGACGTGAATTCCTCCGCTCCACGATCCTCGGTGCCTCGGCCACGTGGACCGTGCCGATGTTCGTCGAGCGCACCTTCGCCGACCTGCACATGGGTGCCCGCGACTTGGCGACCCAGGGGGTGACGGGGAAGGATGGTACGATACTCGTCGTACTTCAGCTCGCGGGCGGCAATGACGGGCTGAACACGCTGGTGCCGTATGCCGACGATGCCTATCACTCGGCCCGCCCGCGGCTGGCGAAGAAGGAGAAGCAGATCATCAAGCTGAGCGACCACGTCGGGCTGAATGACTCGATGCCCTTCCTGGGCAGCATGTTCAAGGAGGGGAACCTGGGCGTGGTGCAGGGCGTGGGGTATCCGAATCCGAACCGCTCGCACTTCGTCTCCACCTCGATCTGGGAGACGGCGGACATCCAGAACCGCTCCAGCACGGGGTGGATCGGCCGATATTTCGACAATGCCTGCACGGGTGCGGACCCGACGGTGGGCATCAGCCTGAACAAGACGCAGCCGGAGTCCTTTGGCGCGGCGCGGAATCCGGGCGTGTGCCTCAGCTCGCCGGAGCTGTACCGCTGGATCCACGGCGGCGGCGAGAAGGCGCGCGCGGAGGAGTTCTTCGCGTCGCTGAATTCGCCGGAGGATGACGACAGCCCGGTGGACGGTGCGTCGATCGACATGCCCGCGGGCGGGAAGGTCGGCGGCATCGACGGCGAGAGCAATCTGGCCTTCCTCGAGCGGGTGGCGATGGATGCCCGCGTGAGCTCGGCGAAGATCCTGGAGCTGGCAGCGAAGCACCGGACGAAGGTGAACTACGAGGGCACGCCGATCGCGCGCAGCCTGAACATGGTCTCGCGCCTCATCGCGGGCGGCATGCCGACGCGCGTTTACTACGTGAGCCACGGCGGCTTCGACACGCACAACCAGCAGGTGAATTCGCACGACCGGCTGCTGGGCCAGCTCGACCGCGCGCTGAAGTCGTTCTTCGCCGACCTGAAGGCGCAGGGGAATGACAAGCGGGTGGTGCTGATGACCTTCTCGGAATTTGGCCGCCGCGTGGGTGAGAATGCGAGCGCGGGCACCGACCACGGCCGTGCCTCGTGCATGTTCCTCGCGGGCGACGCGGTGAAGGGCGGCCTCTACGGCAGCCACCCGAGCCTGACGGATCTGGACCAGGGCGACCTGAAGCACAGCGTGGACTTCCGCGGCGTGTATGCCTCGGTGCTGGAAGGCTGGCTGAAGACCCCGGCGAAGCCGGTGCTGAAGGGCGACTTCGCGAGGCTCGGGGTAATGGGGTAGGTTGAGGGTTTGTAGCGGGACGACTTCGTCGTTCCGTTGGGGGCGGGTTGAAGGTTTGTGGAATGGGGGGCCTCGGGTTTTGGGGGGTGGCTTGGAAGGAATGCGAACGGATCGCCTTAACGAAAGGGCCGCCTCGACTTTGCTGAGGCGGCTTTGGAGAAGTGAGGCGGGCGGCGTTCTGATGCTCGCCCCGCCCAGCCGGAGGGACGCAGTCCCTCCGCTACGAAGGGAGAGGAGAGGGGAAGCCCTTCCTGCCTTACCACTTGAGAATGGTGAGCCCGTCGATGCGGTCGAAGTGGGCGTCGCTAGTGGCGAGCGGCATGTCCAATTCCAATGCGACCGCGGCAATCCATAGGTCGTTCTCGGGAATCGGTCGGCCCTTTGCTTCCAGTGCGACGGAAGCCCGCGCGTAGTGCAGGGCGGTCGCGCTGTCGGGATCGAGGACCGATACGACCCTGAGGATCGATTCGATCCTCGCATTGTTTTTCGCAGGGTCAGCCGACTTGAGGGCACCTTTCCAAAGCTCGCCAAGGGCGACGAGGGGCATGAAGAGCGGCTCGTCCGCAGCAACGAACTGGAACAGGTCGATCTTCCCCCGGAGGTGGGCGATGATGACGCTGGAATCTAACAGAATCCCCCTTGTCCGGTCAGCCACGGGGTTCGGTGCGGCGTGAGGTTTCGAGGGCTTGTTCGAAGATCTCGCCGTCCTCTTCCGTCAGACAGCCGTGGGTCGCACGCAGGATTTCGGCCCGCTCCTGCTGTGCCGTTTCGCTGAGGCGATGCACATGCCCGGCGACTTCCACGAGCTTGCGCAGCGGGAGGCTCCGGAGGTCATGGATGATGGAGTCGATGACCGACATGGGCGGAAGATAGTCTTTCCCGGGGAAAAGGCGAGTGTTTAAGGGGCAGTAGCAGTAGTAGGGCGACTGCGTCGTTCCGTTGGGGGCGGGTTGAAGGTTTTTGGGATGGGTCGCCTCGCGTTTGGGGAGGCGGCTTGGGAGCGATGCGAATGGGCGGCCTCAACGAAAGGGCCGCCTCAACTTTGCTGAGGCGGCCCTGGAGGTGTGAGGCGGGTGGCGTTCTGATGCTTGCCTCGCCCAGCCGGAGGGACGCAGTCCCTCCGCTACGAAGACGAAGAGGAAGAGAGATGCGCTACGCAGATTGGGGGCGGGCGCTTTCCACGGCGGCGGAGAAGCGCAGCAGGTTGAGCAGGGCTTGTTGCTTGATGGAACCCATCAGCGAGACGAAGAGCTCGTAGGCCTCGTTCTTGTATTCGACGAGCGGGTCCTTCTGGCCCTGGGCGCGGAGATAGACGCCCTCGCGAAGCTCGTCCATGTCGCGGAGGTGCTCCTGCCAATAGGCGTCGATGGCGGAGATGACGATCATGCGCTCCTCGCGCTCGACCAGCTCGGCGGGCAGGGCGTGGAGGCGCTTGTCGTAGGATTCGCTCACCTTCTTCACGACGTGCGGGACGAGGCGTGCGAAGCCCTGGGTGGCGAGTTCCTCCTCGGTGACCACGACGCCGAGGCCATTCAGCAGCCACGCGAGCAGCGGCTGGTGGTCGGGCTCGTGGGGATCGCACTCGGAGAGATGCTCCTGCACCTTTGCGGTCACGCACTCGGAGATGATCTCGTGGACGAGGCGGCGCACGTCGCCGGTGCCGAGCACGTCATTCCGATATTCGTAAACGATCTCGCGCTGGAGGTTCATCACGTCGTCGAAGTCGAGCACGCGCTTGCGGCTCTTCGCGTCGCGCTGCTCCAGCGTGCGCTGGGCGGTCTCGACCAGCTTGCCGAGCGAGGAGCCCTTGCCCTCGCGCTCGATCATGGCGGCCATCTGCGCGGGGGCGGCGTGGTTCCGCATCAGATCGTCCTCCAGCGAGACGAAGAACTGCGCGCGGCCAGGGTCGCCCTGGCGCGAGCAGCGACCGCGGAGCTGGCGGTCCACGCGGCGGGAGAAGTGGCGCTCGGTGCCGATGATGTAGAGGCCGCCCAGCTCGCCGACGCCGGCGCCCAGCTTGATGTCGGTGCCGCGGCCGGCCATGTTCGTCGCCACGGTCACGGCGCCCTTTTCGCCGGCGAGGGCGACGATCTCGGCTTCCTGCTCGTGGAATTTCGCGTTGAGCACCGTGTGCGGGATCTTCGCGCGCTTCAGCATGCGGGAGACCGTCTCGGAGGCTTCGACGGAGGCGGTGCCGACCAGCACCGGCTGGCCCTTCACGTGGGCTTCCTCGATCTTGGCGACCACCGCGTTGTACTTCTCGCGGCGGGTCTTGAAGATCTGGTCATTGTCGTCCACGCGCAGGTTCGGCGCATTGGTCGGGATGGGCAGCACGTCCAGCTTGTAGATGTCGTGGAATTCGGCGGCCTCGGTGGAGGCGGTGCCGGTCATGCCCGCGAGCTTCTCGTAGAGGCGGAAGTAGTTCTGGATGGTGATGGTGGCGTAGGTGCGGTTCTCGCGCTCGATCTTCACGCGCTCCTTCGCCTCCACGGCCTGGTGCAGGCCGTCGGACCAGCGGCGGCCCTCCATCTCGCGGCCGGTGCTCTCGTCCACGATGGTGATCTTGCCGTCGCGGATCACGTAGTGGACGTCGCGCTCGTGGAGGCAGTGGGCCTTGAGGAGCTGGTTGATGGCGTGGACGCGCAGGGCCTGCTCCTCGCGGCGCTTCAGCACGGCGGTGGTGGCGATGGCCTTCTTCTCGGCGTCGAGCGTGGCATTTGCCTCGATGGCGGCGAGCTGGGCGCTGGTGTCCGGGATGGTGAAGGAGTCCGGGTTGTCCGGGTCGAGGAAGCGGCGGCCCTTTTCCATGAGATCGGCGTCGCGCGTCTTCTCGTCCACGGTGAAGAAGAGCTCTTCCTTCAGCTTCAGCAGGTCCTTCTGGAACATCTGGCGGAAGAAGGTGAGCTCGGTGCTCTCCACCAGGCGGCGGAGGTCCGGGCTCTCCATGAGGCGGAGGAACTGGCGGTTGCGCGGCTGGCCGAGCTTCAGCTTCAGCAGCGCGAGGCCGGCTTCCTTCGTCTTGTTCGTGTCCAGCAGCTTCTTCGCCTCGGTGGCGAGCTGGTTGCAGAGCTCGGTCTGGCGCTTCACCAGCTTTTCCACGTCCGCATTCTGCTGCTCAAAGATCTGTGAGGAATCCGGCGCGGGGCCGGTGATGATGAGGGGCGTGCGCGCTTCATCGATGAGCGCGGAGTCCACCTCGTCGATGATGGCGAAGTAGTGGCCGCGCTGGACCTGCTCGTCCTTCGTGGTGGCCATGCCATTGTCGCGCAGGTAGTCGAAGCCGAACTCGGCATTCGTCCCGTAGGTGATGTCGCAGGCGTATTGCTCGCGGCGCTCGTGCGGCTCCATCTGGTTCAGCAGGCAGCCGACGCTGAGGCCCAGGGCGCGGTAGAGGGCGCCCATCCACTCCGAGTCGCGCTGGGCGAGGTAGTCATTCACCGTCACGAGGTGGACGCCGAGGCCGGTGAGGGCATTGAGGAAGACGGGGATGGTGCCGACGAGCGTCTTGCCCTCGCCCGTCTGCATCTCGGCGATCATGCCGCGGTGGATGGCCACGCCGCCGAGGAGCTGCACGTCGAAGTGGACCATGTTCCACACCATCGGCTGGCCATTCACGAGCACCTGGGTGCCGCAGAGGCGGCGGGCGCCGTTCTTCACCACGGCGCAGGCCTCGGGCAGGATCTTCTCGAGGTACTTCGAGCGGGGCTTGCTGAAGTCCGGCTCCAGCGCGTGGAAGGCGGCCTTCGCCGTCTCGATGGAATTCGCGTCCGGCCGCACGAAGGGCGGCACGGAGAATTCCTTCGAGAGCTTTTCAAAGCGGGCCATGATGGCATCCGCCACGGCCTGGAGCTCGGCCTGGGTCATCAGGTCGAGCTGCACGCGGGTGGGCACCTCCAGCGGGTGGTAGCGGGAGAGGTGGTCGCGCCAGGTGGCGACCAGCTCGTGGAGCTTCTCGGCGGGCTCGCGCTGGAGCTTCTCCTCGATCTCATTGATGCGGGAGACGAGCGGGCGCAGGCGATGGAGCTCGCGCTCGTCCTTGCTGCCCAGGAGTTTTGGAAAGAGCCACTGGATCATGCGAGGAGGAGGTGAGGGGTGGAGAGGATCCGGCCTTGCGAGGCCGGGGCGGTGCGGCGCTTGGCCGCGGTGACGGTGAGATGGATCATGGGATCGGAACCGATGAGATATTGGAACAAACAGGCAGGGGGCCTCCCGCATCCGTGCTTTGGAAAACCCACGCGCAGACGGGAAGCGGCGTCCCGGAGGACGGGCGGATGAGCGTGGCGCGGCCACCGCGATCCGGGTGCGGATCCAGCAGTAAAACGATGCGCCGGGGTGCGACATGCCGGCATGATGCCCGCCCGGTGAGATGGCTCACGGGCCGGGGATGGTCGCGAATCGTTCGCGTGCCGGATACTTCTCCACTCAGGCGCGCACCGGCGGGGCCCTGCCCTGGATGCCCTCGCGGCGGAATCCGATCACGGGCAGCTCCGGCAGGATCGCCACGCCCAGCAGCACCGGAGGTGCGACGGGGAGGCGGGTCTGCACGACTTCCGGCAGGACGCCGGCCAGGTGAGGCACCTGGATGCCCGGGGCCGGGGTATCGTCGGACTGATGGATCAGCCCGGATTCCTCCGGCAGCCTCTCACGCCTCGTCGCCAGATGGTCCGGCGAGAAGGAACTCCAGCCGAAGACGACCGCGAGCGCCATGATCCAGGGGATCCATGTGCTCGGGACCATCTTGTCCTCGGAGTCATTCATCGGGAGAGTCGCCGCAGGTGCTGATCGTGCTGATTCATCTCATCAGCCCCTCCGGCGAGTGCCAGCGTCGCGGGGAATCCTGAAATGTCAAACGATTGAATGACACGGGACGCCCGGCTTTTTGAGATGCGGGCTGGGGGAGTTACGTAGCAGGGTCATCTCATGAAGCCTCTTTCCATCCTCGCCGGTGCCGCCGCGGCGCTCGCCCTCGCCCAGCCCGGCCTCGCGCGGGACAAGCACGACGTCCACGCGGAGAAGACGGGCACGCAGGTCATCGTGAGCGCGGGGGAGCGGCCCATCCTGAAATACCAGGCCGAGCCGGGCGAGCTGCCGAGGAAGGACATCAAGCCGATCTTCAAGCGCGGCGGCTACATCCAGGCGATCTACACGCCCTCCGGAAAGCTGGTCACGGATGACTTCCCGCCGAACCACGTGCACCACCACGGTGTGTGGAGCCCGTGGACGAGCACGGAATTCGAGGGCCGCAAGCCGGACTTCTGGAACATGGGCGACGGCAAGGGCCGCGTGGACTTCGTGAAGCTCGTGGGCGACGTGTGGTCGAAGAACGCCACCGCCGGCTTCAAGGCCGAGCACCGCTTCATCGACATGCTCGCAAAGCCGGAGAAGGTGGCGCTGCTGGAGACCTGGGAGGTGACCGCCACCACGGACGGGAAGCGGAA is part of the Luteolibacter flavescens genome and harbors:
- a CDS encoding RNA polymerase sigma factor, which codes for MTDADATTDADLLRRYLRTRDEAALRHLMDRHLPLVYSVALRKSGSPELAAEVTQDVFLRLIALPAAVMKKGTPLTAWLHRTASHRAIDCVRSETARKKREQLSEPPADSPTETLPPEALGLLDDVIQQLPRQDREIVLQRFFLGRSLATIGTQAGLSEDAVRMRLKRSLEKMKGAFQARGITTTAAIIAGALPLQATVQLPTPLAAAIQHKVLTGAAVAVAKTSLPSLILLMTTTQKSLTAASVILLAGVAGTVALTSSSDDKKPGPVATPPATVSTPPAAAPPAKTTTREAAASDPYPQLSATYGDSRTRQAVQLVARLVPVSQDLTDMHFSDAFAENRQAQLKGAFEGLGNMLSLTPKQQDAIDTLIPEADAKAKEQAAQLIALAEKNRGELAETILALDAWKLGEISEDDFQAIATRTRTALSVGHMSVIDSLGIASPGMDFPDPLMDFPDLATKLESLLDPAQAAAYREKRAANEAAFTVNYQQATIDDLTGTIEGMKKMIEAQRLMKPEGR
- a CDS encoding sulfatase — its product is MRRLLLALAHVLCCGTATAAERPNVLVFIVDDMGWQDTSVPFHHDASGQPVVSALNRLYRTPHMERLAAQGMKFTRAYAHPVCTPSRISLMTGKNAARHRVTNWTNPAGTENGDNDVPHLRSPDGWGMKGISPDERPLPAVMKQSGYRTIHCGKAHFGSRGAFGQYPQAIGFDVNIAGNEIGHPASYFSRQDFGKGANHVTGLEKWHGTDGFLTDILTRELGDALTTVVEDRQQPFFAYMAHYAVHSPFMEDPRFAAGYPDLPPARRAYATLIEGMDRSLGDILAKLESLGVAEQTMVIFLSDNGGDAPIPNDKDAPVVSGNAPLRGKKGMRYEGGIRVPMIAAWAKPGPGNPFPIRPASHTDDLVAIADVFPTVASLAAIPGVAPWDGHDLTPYLKGDAAYHRPQSLVTHYPHGHNNDHFSILHDGPWKLIRNRADDSTELYNLAEDISESRNLATEHPERAKAMAEDLERRLDGYGALRSKVVGKAGP
- a CDS encoding DUF1800 domain-containing protein, which encodes MLPAAPDEWTIQEAAHLLRRAGFGGSPAEIASFHALGRYRAVDSLLSPAEPVDAFVLPEWAKRETAAAEMRERAVAQREMRRSMQDMTPERADRTRREFNQQQQRLYRQRGVEAQGWWLRRMLYTKAPLREKMVLFWHDHFASSIQKVRQPVLMMGQNELFRRHATGSFKDLTHGILKDPAMMLYLDTQTSKKGKPNENFAREVMELFTLGEGNYTEQDIKEAARAFTGYNLNRQNGTVFHNRRQWDGGDKTVFGRSGKFDGDDVIEVLFEQAAAASYVPRKLWEYFAAENPPEEGVAALARSFKAADFQVEPLLREIFRSQAFYSDKIVRNQIKSPIQFLVQMFKELELESPPHAYTVSAQQQLGQVLFTPPNVAGWDWGKAWINTNTLLTRYNVAGFITKGSQETPKPARNNGDDSMMTMDDAGMGMDMQMEQMDRRQMRVSNQLQRAQQNWDGPDYEKIAPRPLREDPEKLVDSLVQRFFQTPLGAKERGAFVEYAVSKKGAIFTNKEVGELCHLMMSTPHYQLD
- a CDS encoding DUF1501 domain-containing protein is translated as MKTRREFLRSTILGASATWTVPMFVERTFADLHMGARDLATQGVTGKDGTILVVLQLAGGNDGLNTLVPYADDAYHSARPRLAKKEKQIIKLSDHVGLNDSMPFLGSMFKEGNLGVVQGVGYPNPNRSHFVSTSIWETADIQNRSSTGWIGRYFDNACTGADPTVGISLNKTQPESFGAARNPGVCLSSPELYRWIHGGGEKARAEEFFASLNSPEDDDSPVDGASIDMPAGGKVGGIDGESNLAFLERVAMDARVSSAKILELAAKHRTKVNYEGTPIARSLNMVSRLIAGGMPTRVYYVSHGGFDTHNQQVNSHDRLLGQLDRALKSFFADLKAQGNDKRVVLMTFSEFGRRVGENASAGTDHGRASCMFLAGDAVKGGLYGSHPSLTDLDQGDLKHSVDFRGVYASVLEGWLKTPAKPVLKGDFARLGVMG
- a CDS encoding PIN domain-containing protein, which translates into the protein MADRTRGILLDSSVIIAHLRGKIDLFQFVAADEPLFMPLVALGELWKGALKSADPAKNNARIESILRVVSVLDPDSATALHYARASVALEAKGRPIPENDLWIAAVALELDMPLATSDAHFDRIDGLTILKW
- the secA gene encoding preprotein translocase subunit SecA — encoded protein: MIQWLFPKLLGSKDERELHRLRPLVSRINEIEEKLQREPAEKLHELVATWRDHLSRYHPLEVPTRVQLDLMTQAELQAVADAIMARFEKLSKEFSVPPFVRPDANSIETAKAAFHALEPDFSKPRSKYLEKILPEACAVVKNGARRLCGTQVLVNGQPMVWNMVHFDVQLLGGVAIHRGMIAEMQTGEGKTLVGTIPVFLNALTGLGVHLVTVNDYLAQRDSEWMGALYRALGLSVGCLLNQMEPHERREQYACDITYGTNAEFGFDYLRDNGMATTKDEQVQRGHYFAIIDEVDSALIDEARTPLIITGPAPDSSQIFEQQNADVEKLVKRQTELCNQLATEAKKLLDTNKTKEAGLALLKLKLGQPRNRQFLRLMESPDLRRLVESTELTFFRQMFQKDLLKLKEELFFTVDEKTRDADLMEKGRRFLDPDNPDSFTIPDTSAQLAAIEANATLDAEKKAIATTAVLKRREEQALRVHAINQLLKAHCLHERDVHYVIRDGKITIVDESTGREMEGRRWSDGLHQAVEAKERVKIERENRTYATITIQNYFRLYEKLAGMTGTASTEAAEFHDIYKLDVLPIPTNAPNLRVDDNDQIFKTRREKYNAVVAKIEEAHVKGQPVLVGTASVEASETVSRMLKRAKIPHTVLNAKFHEQEAEIVALAGEKGAVTVATNMAGRGTDIKLGAGVGELGGLYIIGTERHFSRRVDRQLRGRCSRQGDPGRAQFFVSLEDDLMRNHAAPAQMAAMIEREGKGSSLGKLVETAQRTLEQRDAKSRKRVLDFDDVMNLQREIVYEYRNDVLGTGDVRRLVHEIISECVTAKVQEHLSECDPHEPDHQPLLAWLLNGLGVVVTEEELATQGFARLVPHVVKKVSESYDKRLHALPAELVEREERMIVISAIDAYWQEHLRDMDELREGVYLRAQGQKDPLVEYKNEAYELFVSLMGSIKQQALLNLLRFSAAVESARPQSA
- a CDS encoding PmoA family protein, whose translation is MKPLSILAGAAAALALAQPGLARDKHDVHAEKTGTQVIVSAGERPILKYQAEPGELPRKDIKPIFKRGGYIQAIYTPSGKLVTDDFPPNHVHHHGVWSPWTSTEFEGRKPDFWNMGDGKGRVDFVKLVGDVWSKNATAGFKAEHRFIDMLAKPEKVALLETWEVTATTDGKRNVIDLTITQTCATDSPLKLPEYHYGGLGFRGNRAWDGAGNAKFLTASGITDRLKVNTAKEPWCWVGGQVDGQPCGIAILCHPSNFRAPQPIRVHPTEPFFCYAPQQAGAMSIEPGQPYVMRYRLIVADGGPDAAALQAAADEYAKVK